Proteins co-encoded in one Manis pentadactyla isolate mManPen7 chromosome 17, mManPen7.hap1, whole genome shotgun sequence genomic window:
- the ARGLU1 gene encoding arginine and glutamate-rich protein 1 isoform X2, protein MGRSRSRSSSRSKHAKSSKHNKKRSRSRSRSRDKERVRKRSKSRDSKRNRRRESRSRSRSANTAVSRRDRDRERASSPPDRIDIFGRTVSKRSSLDEKQKREEEEKKAEFERQRKIRQQEIEEKLIEEETARRVEELVAKRVEEELEKRKDEIEREVLRRVEEAKRIMEKQLLEELERQRQAELAAQKARERKLARMAAEEHTLQDTGQDSKYSTFNAD, encoded by the exons ATGGGACGGTCTCGGAGCCGCAGCTCGTCGCGCTCCAAGCACGCCAAGAGCAGCAAGCACAACAAGAAGCGCAGCCGGTCCCGGTCGCGGTCCCGGGACAAGGAGCGCGTACGGAAGCGCTCCAAGTCGCGGGACAGTAAGCGGAACCGGCGGCGGGAGTCGCGGTCCCGCTCGCGCTCCGCCAACACGGCCGTGTCCCGGCGCGACCGGGACCGGGAGCGCGCCTCGTCCCCGCCCGACCGCATCGACATCTTCGGGCGCACGGTGAGCAAGCGCAGCAGCCTGGACGAGAAGCAGAAGcgggaagaggaggaaaagaaggcgGAGTTCGAGCGGCAGCGAAAGAT TCGGCAGCAGGAAATAGAAGAAAAGCTCATTGAGGAAGAAACAGCACGAAGAGTGGAAGAATTGGTGGCAAAAAGGGTAGAGGAAGAATTGGAGAAAAGGAAGGATGAAATTGAGCGAGAAGTTCTTCGAAGGGTGGAGGAAGCCAAGCGCATCATGGAAAAGCAGTTGCTCGAAGAACTCGAGCGACAGAGACAAGCTGAGCTTGCAGCACAAAAAGCCAGAGAG AGGAAGCTGGCGCGTATGGCAGCCGAGGAGCACACTCTGCAGGACACTGGACAAGACAGTAAATATTCAACTTTTAATGCTGATTAA